In Armatimonadota bacterium, one DNA window encodes the following:
- a CDS encoding pyruvate dehydrogenase (acetyl-transferring) E1 component subunit alpha translates to MAQQAEFNLMHAPADLEHLYRQMLYIRHFEEKTLVAFRQGKAGGYLHVYSGMEALCCGWLNVIRQGYDYVITAYRDHGHAIVLGTDPVAVMAEIMGRKGGTSAGKGGSMHLYDIKRGFFGGWGIVGGHNALGAGLALAAKYRGEDRVTLCYLGDGASNAGVFFETLNMAALWQLPIVFIIENNFYAMGTALERHAADPDLSKRGIPFGIPHERLDSQDLLQVMKDAERIVEHVRTKGGPYLVEALCYRFEGHGAADHDRGLYRSKEEEQEWLKRDPIKLLEKHFEENNLMTREKMEAIDEEMRDAAERVYAEADAMPHPDPAEVYDNVYSDMGPEVGH, encoded by the coding sequence GTGGCCCAACAAGCTGAGTTTAACCTGATGCACGCGCCCGCGGACTTGGAACATCTGTATCGCCAGATGCTCTACATCCGCCATTTCGAAGAGAAGACCCTCGTGGCCTTTCGGCAAGGCAAGGCCGGCGGGTACCTCCACGTTTACAGCGGGATGGAAGCCCTTTGTTGCGGCTGGCTGAACGTGATCCGCCAAGGCTACGACTACGTGATCACCGCCTATCGCGACCATGGCCATGCCATCGTGCTGGGCACCGATCCGGTCGCCGTGATGGCCGAAATCATGGGCCGAAAAGGTGGCACGAGCGCCGGCAAGGGCGGGTCGATGCACCTCTACGATATCAAACGCGGCTTCTTCGGCGGCTGGGGCATCGTCGGTGGGCACAACGCATTGGGAGCGGGTCTTGCCCTGGCAGCCAAGTATCGCGGAGAGGACCGGGTGACGCTTTGCTATCTGGGAGATGGCGCATCCAACGCGGGTGTGTTCTTCGAGACCCTGAACATGGCGGCGCTTTGGCAGCTGCCCATCGTGTTCATCATCGAGAACAACTTTTACGCCATGGGCACGGCGCTGGAGCGCCACGCCGCCGATCCCGATCTCTCCAAGCGCGGCATCCCATTCGGTATTCCTCATGAGAGGCTGGACAGCCAAGACCTCCTACAGGTGATGAAGGACGCCGAGAGGATCGTCGAGCACGTTCGCACAAAGGGCGGCCCCTACCTGGTGGAGGCGCTCTGCTACCGGTTCGAGGGCCACGGCGCTGCGGACCACGACCGCGGGCTCTACCGCTCGAAAGAGGAAGAGCAGGAGTGGCTGAAACGCGACCCCATCAAGCTCCTCGAGAAGCATTTCGAAGAGAACAACCTGATGACCCGAGAGAAAATGGAGGCCATCGACGAGGAGATGCGCGACGCCGCCGAGCGCGTGTACGCAGAAGCTGACGCGATGCCGCATCCGGACCCAGCAGAGGTCTACGACAACGTGTATTCGGATATGGGGCCAGAGGTGGGGCACTAA
- a CDS encoding alpha-ketoacid dehydrogenase subunit beta → MSTATLTYRDAVRQALIEEMDRDPSVFVMGEDIGKYKGTFRVTDGLYEKYCQTPKDWLREPFHPELNDGIGRRIIDTPIVEPGIVGLANGAAMAGLRPVVEMMTMSFSILALDQIINHAAKIHYMTNGEISCPIVVRGPGGAANQLSAQHSHSIEGWYAHVPGLKVVAPAFPADAKGMLKAAIRDDNPVIFTENPGLYGIKGEVSDDPNTLLEFGKANVVRVGKDITLVAYSRMVHTCLKAAETLASDGIDAEVVDVRSLLPLDTERIFASVRKTHRAVVVYEDWKSGGFGAEIAARIGEHCFDDLDAPVSRVGGLNVPMPYSRVLELECIPNEGNVVEAVRKLG, encoded by the coding sequence ATGTCAACTGCCACACTAACCTACCGGGACGCCGTGCGCCAAGCCCTGATCGAAGAGATGGACCGCGATCCGAGCGTCTTCGTCATGGGCGAGGATATCGGCAAGTACAAGGGCACGTTCCGCGTGACCGACGGCCTCTATGAGAAGTACTGCCAGACGCCAAAGGACTGGCTTCGCGAGCCATTTCACCCCGAGCTGAACGACGGCATCGGCAGGCGAATCATCGACACGCCGATCGTAGAGCCCGGCATCGTTGGCCTGGCCAACGGAGCGGCGATGGCGGGCCTTCGACCCGTGGTCGAGATGATGACCATGTCGTTCTCAATCCTCGCGCTCGATCAGATCATCAACCACGCAGCGAAGATCCATTACATGACCAACGGTGAGATCTCGTGCCCGATCGTGGTGCGCGGTCCCGGCGGCGCGGCAAACCAGCTCAGCGCGCAGCACAGCCACTCGATCGAAGGGTGGTACGCCCACGTCCCCGGCCTAAAGGTCGTCGCGCCCGCCTTTCCTGCCGACGCCAAGGGCATGCTGAAGGCGGCGATCCGCGACGATAACCCGGTCATCTTCACCGAAAACCCCGGCCTCTACGGCATCAAGGGCGAGGTGAGCGACGATCCGAACACCCTCCTCGAGTTCGGCAAGGCGAACGTGGTGAGAGTGGGAAAAGACATCACGCTGGTGGCCTACAGCCGAATGGTTCACACGTGCCTCAAGGCTGCCGAAACTCTGGCCTCCGACGGCATCGACGCCGAGGTGGTGGATGTGCGCTCGCTGCTCCCGCTGGACACCGAGAGGATCTTTGCCTCCGTGCGCAAGACCCACCGTGCGGTGGTGGTCTATGAGGACTGGAAGAGCGGCGGCTTTGGCGCCGAGATCGCGGCCAGGATCGGCGAGCACTGCTTCGACGATTTGGATGCTCCAGTCTCGCGCGTGGGTGGTTTGAACGTCCCCATGCCCTATTCCAGAGTTCTGGAGCTCGAGTGCATCCCCAACGAGGGGAATGTGGTCGAGGCCGTCCGGAAGCTGGGGTAG
- a CDS encoding ankyrin repeat domain-containing protein has product MLQDFVIYAHSDLDMTRKLLDREPALLNGMMDWGSGDWESALGGASHMGRHDIVDFLLERGARMDIFCATMKGQLEAVKAFLTLQPKLIDARGPHGFNLHFHAQLAGKRADEMVAYLQSVKKIDLKPNPFLKGGG; this is encoded by the coding sequence TTGTTGCAGGACTTCGTGATCTATGCTCACTCCGATCTGGACATGACGCGAAAACTTCTGGATCGTGAGCCCGCATTGCTCAACGGCATGATGGATTGGGGGAGCGGCGACTGGGAGTCGGCCCTCGGCGGGGCATCTCACATGGGCAGGCACGACATCGTCGATTTCCTGCTTGAGCGCGGTGCTCGCATGGACATCTTCTGCGCCACCATGAAGGGCCAGCTCGAAGCGGTAAAAGCTTTCCTGACCCTTCAGCCGAAGCTTATCGACGCGCGCGGCCCCCATGGCTTCAACCTGCATTTCCACGCTCAGCTTGCCGGCAAAAGGGCCGACGAAATGGTCGCCTATCTGCAGTCGGTGAAGAAGATCGACCTCAAACCGAATCCGTTTCTGAAGGGTGGCGGGTAG
- a CDS encoding DUF5615 family PIN-like protein — MRFLIDNNLSARLAPCLKELGIEASHVRALGLQASADSEVVQAALESGSVLVTADSDFPEMLALSGATGPSVLYLTGDYPTQPEPLAILLANQVALIEKELDEGAVVALSSQRMRLRKLPI; from the coding sequence GTGCGGTTCCTAATCGACAACAACCTGTCTGCGAGATTGGCGCCATGCCTCAAAGAACTTGGCATCGAGGCTTCCCATGTCCGAGCGCTGGGCCTACAGGCGTCGGCAGACAGTGAGGTGGTTCAGGCGGCGCTCGAAAGTGGATCTGTTCTCGTCACCGCCGATAGCGACTTTCCCGAGATGCTCGCCTTGAGTGGCGCGACGGGACCGTCGGTACTCTATCTGACTGGTGACTACCCGACGCAGCCCGAGCCCCTGGCCATTCTGTTGGCAAACCAGGTGGCCCTCATTGAAAAAGAACTCGACGAAGGGGCTGTCGTCGCTCTGAGCAGCCAGAGAATGCGCCTACGCAAGCTGCCGATTTGA
- a CDS encoding DUF433 domain-containing protein gives MGFARITVNPEQMGGEPCIRNLRMPVATLVRLVADGWTREQILMDWPDLEAEDITEALRFASEATRTRSYKVN, from the coding sequence GTGGGCTTTGCACGAATCACAGTGAATCCTGAGCAGATGGGGGGCGAGCCTTGCATCCGTAACCTCCGCATGCCGGTTGCCACACTGGTCCGTCTGGTTGCCGACGGGTGGACCCGAGAGCAGATCCTTATGGATTGGCCAGACCTTGAAGCCGAAGACATCACCGAAGCCCTTCGTTTCGCGTCGGAAGCAACGCGAACTCGAAGCTACAAAGTCAACTAG
- a CDS encoding AMP-binding protein: MQKLTQSYVHGASTVPLIGDTIGIHFDQAAARWPDREALVIRHQGIRWTYVELQKQVDAFAAGLLALGLRPGDRLGIWSLNCAEWVVTQFATAKAGIILVNINPAYRLSELEFVLNTVECKALVTARRFKTSDYLGMVRTLAPELETSAPGELRCEKLPNLQVVICIGDDPEAGVLRFQDVAPLATDVHCQALASLQTQLQFDDPINIQFTSGTTGTPKGATLTHHNILNNGFFVGEAMRLSEQDKICIPVPLYHCFGMVLGNLACVTHGSTMVYPSEAFDPLAVLETVQEERCTALHGVPTMFIAELEQPRFSEFDLSSLRTGIMAGAPCPIEVMKQVVDRMNMRQVTIAYGMTETSPASFQSAVDDSIEKRVSTVGRVHPHIEVKIVDHEGRIVPPGVPGELVTRGYSVMLGYWGDPDRTREVIDRAHWMHTGDLATLDEDGYGNIVGRIKDMVIRGGENIYPREIEEYLYRHPKVQDVQVFGVPDEKYGEEICAWIILHHSEEATAEEIQAFCKGQIAHYKIPRYIRFMDSYPTTVTGKVQKYLMRKAMIEELNLAVAQTA, from the coding sequence ATGCAGAAATTGACCCAAAGCTACGTGCACGGAGCTTCAACCGTGCCCCTCATCGGCGACACCATCGGCATCCATTTCGACCAAGCGGCCGCCCGCTGGCCGGACCGCGAAGCGCTTGTCATACGCCACCAAGGCATCCGATGGACCTACGTTGAACTACAAAAGCAGGTCGACGCCTTCGCGGCAGGCTTGCTCGCCCTAGGGCTCAGGCCCGGCGACCGCCTCGGCATCTGGTCGCTCAACTGCGCCGAATGGGTGGTGACCCAGTTCGCCACAGCAAAGGCCGGGATCATCCTGGTCAACATCAATCCCGCCTATAGGCTCTCGGAGCTCGAGTTCGTCCTGAACACGGTCGAGTGCAAGGCCCTGGTGACCGCACGCAGGTTTAAGACAAGCGACTATCTGGGGATGGTCCGCACCCTTGCCCCAGAGCTTGAAACCAGCGCTCCGGGAGAACTCCGATGCGAGAAACTCCCCAATCTGCAAGTCGTCATCTGCATCGGCGATGACCCGGAAGCAGGTGTCCTGCGATTCCAAGATGTAGCGCCGCTGGCCACCGACGTCCATTGTCAAGCGCTCGCAAGCCTTCAAACCCAGCTTCAATTCGATGACCCCATCAACATCCAATTCACCAGCGGTACCACCGGCACCCCCAAGGGAGCGACCCTCACCCACCACAACATCCTGAACAACGGCTTCTTTGTTGGTGAGGCGATGCGGCTATCGGAACAAGACAAGATCTGCATCCCCGTGCCGCTCTACCACTGCTTTGGGATGGTGCTCGGGAACCTGGCTTGCGTCACCCACGGTTCGACGATGGTCTACCCCTCGGAGGCGTTTGATCCGCTGGCCGTGCTGGAAACCGTTCAGGAGGAGCGCTGCACGGCGCTACACGGCGTTCCGACCATGTTCATCGCCGAGCTCGAACAACCACGCTTCAGCGAGTTCGATCTCTCCTCCCTCAGGACCGGCATCATGGCCGGCGCGCCTTGCCCCATCGAAGTCATGAAGCAAGTCGTGGACCGCATGAACATGCGCCAGGTCACCATCGCCTACGGCATGACCGAGACCAGTCCTGCCAGCTTCCAGAGCGCGGTGGACGATTCCATCGAAAAGCGCGTGTCCACGGTCGGGCGCGTGCATCCGCATATCGAGGTGAAAATCGTGGACCACGAGGGACGTATCGTCCCGCCCGGCGTACCGGGCGAGCTCGTGACCCGTGGCTACAGCGTGATGCTCGGCTATTGGGGCGACCCGGACCGGACCCGCGAGGTCATCGACCGGGCCCACTGGATGCACACCGGCGATCTGGCGACGCTGGATGAAGACGGCTACGGCAACATAGTCGGCCGGATCAAGGACATGGTCATCCGCGGCGGCGAGAACATCTACCCCAGAGAGATCGAGGAGTATCTCTATCGGCACCCGAAAGTCCAGGACGTCCAGGTGTTTGGTGTGCCGGATGAGAAGTATGGCGAAGAGATCTGCGCTTGGATCATCCTGCACCACAGTGAGGAAGCCACTGCCGAGGAGATTCAAGCTTTCTGTAAGGGGCAGATCGCCCACTACAAGATCCCACGGTACATCCGGTTCATGGATTCCTACCCGACGACGGTCACCGGCAAGGTGCAGAAGTATCTCATGCGAAAGGCGATGATCGAGGAACTGAACCTGGCTGTCGCGCAGACGGCGTAG
- a CDS encoding BON domain-containing protein — translation MIRSAALLLIVLLPLGCSMSDDEVRQKTGDAAVAAKRAAEQAGDKLKVGATIVGEKAKEGAAAMSEMGKRAYDEAAAKGRQAMEEAGGTLSDAALKAKMAAGFKLVAGLNASGVAVDVREGKVFLSGTVPTLLDKMKAEGVAYGVTGDSSKFESKIEVKGKE, via the coding sequence ATGATCCGCTCGGCTGCTCTCTTGTTGATCGTCCTGCTCCCGCTTGGCTGCTCGATGAGCGATGACGAGGTCCGCCAAAAGACCGGCGATGCCGCCGTCGCCGCCAAACGCGCCGCCGAGCAGGCCGGCGACAAGCTGAAAGTAGGTGCGACGATCGTCGGCGAGAAGGCCAAAGAGGGCGCAGCAGCGATGAGCGAAATGGGAAAGCGCGCCTACGACGAAGCCGCCGCCAAGGGCCGCCAGGCCATGGAAGAGGCCGGTGGCACGCTGAGCGACGCCGCCCTTAAGGCCAAAATGGCCGCCGGGTTCAAATTGGTTGCGGGGCTTAATGCCAGCGGTGTTGCCGTCGATGTTCGGGAGGGCAAGGTCTTCTTGAGCGGCACGGTTCCCACCTTGCTCGACAAGATGAAAGCCGAAGGCGTCGCCTACGGGGTGACCGGGGACAGCTCGAAGTTCGAAAGCAAGATCGAGGTGAAGGGTAAGGAGTAG
- the nifJ gene encoding pyruvate:ferredoxin (flavodoxin) oxidoreductase — MIDGNEACAYVAYRLNEVCSIFPITPATPMAELADQWSSEGQKNLWGSVVDVIEMQSELGAAGTLHGALQSGALGTSFTSSQGLMLMIPNMFKIAGELTPCVIHVAARAMAANGISIFCDHQDVMAVRQTGFAQLASSSVQEAHDFALIAQAASLKARIPFLHFQDGFRTSHEVNKIELLSEDQMRALIDEEAILAHRLRAMNPDNPDIRGTVQNNDIYFQARETINPFYAKCPEIVQGVMDQLAALTGRAYRLFEYAGHPEAERVIISMGSGAETVRETVEYLAKQGEKVGAIQVHLFRPFSVSHFIQALPKTVRAIAVLDRTKEPGASGEPLYQDVLTAIFEDLGPRTSDLRPRIIGGRYGLAGKEFHPGMVKAVLDELLKDKPKNHFTLGIEDDVAHTSLSYDDGFSVESPKVHRALFYGLGADGTVGANKNTIKIIGEDPERFAQAYFVYDSKKSGSQTVSHLRFGPEPIHATYLIRAAQFVGCHSFGFIHRMDILERAAHGATLLLNSPYGPDEVWDYLPRPLQQGILDKGIQLYVIDATAVARETGLGSRTNTVLQTCFFAISGVLPREKAIAKIKKSIKDTYGKKGGEVVEMNFKAVDTTLERLHKVSIPTQVTSKRELLEPVSGDAPEFVRSVTAAMVAGKGDLLPVSKLPIDGAYPSGTTKYEKRNVADFVPIWDSGLCIQCGNCSVVCPHTCIRSRLFHESRLAEAPKGFQSSTIDAKGFPETRYTLQIYMEDCTGCGLCVEACPAVNLSDTSKKAINLVKKEGQEVDNRKVLEFFETLPANDRARVDFSTIRGAQFLEPLFEFSGACAGCGETPYVRLLSQLFGDRMMVANASGCSSVFGGCLPTTPWTRNHEGRGPAWANSLFEDNAEFGLGMRVAADRHLEQAHRLLHEFEREIGEVLVDDLIHGPQRMESEIRLQRARVAELKEKLNELLDPTLAHRSSPFAAPESASRLRTLLALADHLVRRSVWIVGGDGWAYDIGSAGVDHVLAGGRDVNLLILDNEVYANTGGQQSKATPMAAVAKFANAGKRAPKKDLALQAIAYGNVYVARIALGANPQQALTAFREAEAYPGPSLIIAYAHCIAHGIPMQQGLQQQSRAVHCGYWPLIRYNPEVRASGENPFLLDSARPTKNLEDYTENELRYRMLRYTNPEHADSIFEAARDQIQRHWKLYEQMAEMG; from the coding sequence ATGATCGATGGCAATGAAGCCTGTGCGTATGTGGCGTATCGCCTGAACGAAGTCTGCTCAATCTTTCCCATCACGCCCGCTACCCCCATGGCCGAGCTGGCGGACCAGTGGTCCAGCGAGGGCCAGAAGAACCTATGGGGTTCTGTGGTGGACGTCATCGAGATGCAGAGCGAACTTGGCGCCGCAGGAACGCTGCACGGCGCTCTGCAATCCGGTGCATTGGGCACCAGCTTCACCTCCTCGCAGGGGCTGATGCTGATGATCCCGAACATGTTCAAAATCGCCGGCGAGCTCACACCGTGCGTGATCCACGTGGCGGCCAGGGCGATGGCGGCCAATGGCATCTCCATCTTCTGCGACCATCAGGACGTGATGGCGGTTCGGCAAACCGGCTTTGCCCAGCTTGCCTCCAGTTCGGTACAGGAGGCGCACGACTTCGCCTTGATCGCCCAGGCCGCAAGCCTTAAGGCGCGGATCCCGTTTCTCCACTTTCAAGATGGGTTCCGCACCTCGCACGAGGTGAACAAGATTGAGCTTCTTTCGGAGGACCAGATGCGCGCCTTGATCGACGAAGAGGCGATCCTCGCTCACCGGTTGAGGGCGATGAACCCCGACAATCCGGATATCCGAGGCACGGTGCAAAACAACGACATCTATTTCCAGGCGCGCGAGACCATCAATCCGTTCTATGCGAAGTGCCCGGAGATCGTGCAGGGCGTGATGGATCAGCTCGCCGCATTGACCGGGCGGGCCTACAGGCTGTTCGAGTACGCGGGCCACCCTGAGGCCGAGCGCGTGATCATATCGATGGGCTCGGGCGCAGAAACCGTACGCGAGACGGTCGAATACCTGGCAAAACAGGGCGAAAAGGTCGGAGCAATTCAGGTGCACCTCTTCCGGCCGTTCTCGGTCTCTCATTTCATTCAGGCTCTTCCCAAGACCGTCAGGGCCATCGCCGTGCTGGATCGCACCAAAGAGCCCGGTGCCTCCGGAGAGCCGCTGTATCAAGACGTCCTCACGGCGATTTTCGAAGACCTCGGACCTCGGACCTCGGACCTCAGACCTCGTATCATCGGCGGCCGCTACGGACTTGCCGGCAAGGAGTTTCACCCCGGAATGGTCAAGGCGGTTCTGGACGAACTGCTAAAGGACAAGCCCAAAAACCACTTCACCCTGGGCATCGAAGATGACGTGGCCCACACCAGCCTCAGTTACGACGATGGGTTCTCCGTGGAGTCTCCCAAGGTTCATCGGGCATTGTTCTACGGTCTTGGAGCGGATGGCACCGTGGGCGCCAACAAGAACACGATCAAGATCATCGGCGAAGACCCAGAGCGCTTTGCCCAGGCATACTTCGTTTACGACTCCAAGAAGTCGGGCTCGCAGACCGTGTCTCACCTGCGCTTCGGCCCGGAGCCGATCCATGCGACCTACCTCATCCGTGCGGCGCAATTCGTCGGCTGCCATTCGTTCGGCTTCATTCACCGCATGGACATCTTGGAGCGTGCGGCTCATGGCGCGACCCTTCTCCTGAACAGCCCCTACGGCCCAGATGAGGTCTGGGACTATCTGCCAAGACCGCTGCAACAGGGGATCCTCGACAAAGGGATCCAGCTCTATGTCATCGACGCCACAGCGGTTGCCCGCGAGACCGGCCTAGGCTCGCGCACCAACACGGTCCTACAGACCTGCTTCTTTGCCATCTCAGGGGTTCTCCCACGTGAGAAGGCCATCGCCAAGATCAAAAAGTCGATCAAGGACACGTACGGCAAGAAGGGCGGGGAAGTGGTGGAGATGAACTTCAAGGCCGTCGACACCACGCTCGAACGGCTTCACAAGGTCTCGATTCCCACCCAGGTCACCAGCAAGCGCGAACTCCTTGAGCCGGTTTCAGGCGATGCGCCCGAATTTGTGAGGTCGGTGACGGCCGCGATGGTGGCGGGGAAGGGGGATCTGCTTCCCGTCAGCAAACTCCCGATCGACGGGGCATATCCCAGCGGAACGACGAAATACGAGAAGCGCAATGTTGCCGATTTCGTGCCGATCTGGGATTCAGGGCTGTGCATTCAATGTGGCAACTGCAGTGTGGTGTGCCCGCACACCTGTATCCGTAGCAGGCTCTTTCACGAAAGCCGACTGGCCGAGGCGCCAAAGGGGTTCCAAAGCTCGACGATCGATGCCAAGGGCTTTCCGGAGACGCGCTACACGCTCCAGATTTATATGGAGGACTGCACGGGTTGCGGACTCTGCGTTGAGGCATGCCCGGCCGTGAACCTCTCGGACACCAGCAAGAAGGCGATCAACCTGGTGAAGAAAGAGGGCCAGGAGGTCGATAACCGCAAAGTCCTCGAGTTCTTCGAGACGCTTCCCGCCAACGACCGCGCGCGCGTGGATTTCTCGACGATCCGGGGTGCGCAATTCCTGGAGCCCTTGTTCGAGTTCTCGGGCGCCTGCGCAGGATGTGGCGAGACCCCCTATGTCCGGCTGCTCTCTCAGTTGTTCGGCGATCGCATGATGGTGGCCAATGCCAGCGGATGCTCTTCGGTGTTTGGCGGTTGCCTTCCGACCACCCCCTGGACCCGCAATCACGAAGGAAGGGGTCCGGCCTGGGCGAACTCACTCTTCGAAGATAACGCCGAATTTGGGCTCGGCATGCGCGTCGCCGCCGACCGGCACCTGGAGCAAGCGCACAGGCTGCTGCACGAGTTCGAGCGTGAGATTGGCGAAGTCTTGGTGGACGATCTGATCCACGGTCCCCAACGTATGGAGTCGGAGATCCGGCTTCAAAGAGCGCGTGTTGCCGAGCTAAAGGAGAAGTTGAATGAACTTCTTGATCCGACCCTCGCCCATCGCTCTTCGCCCTTCGCTGCGCCTGAGTCGGCTTCAAGACTGCGAACTCTGCTCGCCCTCGCCGACCACCTGGTTCGCCGTTCGGTCTGGATCGTTGGCGGCGACGGCTGGGCCTATGACATCGGCAGCGCAGGCGTGGATCACGTGCTCGCGGGGGGTCGGGATGTGAACCTCTTGATCCTCGATAACGAGGTGTACGCCAACACCGGAGGCCAGCAGAGCAAGGCGACCCCGATGGCCGCGGTGGCGAAGTTCGCCAATGCCGGCAAGCGCGCGCCGAAAAAGGACCTCGCGCTTCAGGCGATCGCCTATGGAAACGTGTACGTGGCCCGAATCGCGCTCGGGGCGAACCCGCAGCAGGCACTAACGGCGTTCCGTGAGGCGGAAGCCTATCCGGGGCCGTCGCTGATCATTGCCTATGCCCACTGTATCGCGCACGGCATCCCCATGCAGCAGGGCTTACAGCAGCAGAGCCGGGCGGTGCACTGCGGCTATTGGCCGCTGATCCGCTACAACCCGGAGGTCCGGGCATCGGGCGAGAACCCGTTCTTGCTGGACTCCGCGAGGCCGACGAAAAACCTGGAGGATTACACGGAGAACGAGCTTCGCTACAGGATGCTGAGGTACACGAACCCGGAGCACGCGGACAGCATCTTCGAAGCCGCCCGCGACCAAATCCAACGCCACTGGAAGCTCTACGAGCAAATGGCAGAAATGGGCTAG
- a CDS encoding M55 family metallopeptidase — protein MKVFISVDIEGITGLVSWSQCGGPNPSTYDFQFARERMTDDVNAAIRGAKDAGAKEIVLRDSHGNSKNILVDRLEPGARMVSGHGAGTDGMMIGVGSSFDAAMLIGYHAKAGTAGGIMEHTISGKVVHRLKINGEDVGEIGLSAGVAATYGVPIVCVSSDQAGCDEAAALLPGVATAVVKHGIGRYSGLCLEPCESLPLIEAAAKDGCLRAKSLKTWLPKLPGTVELECNRSEEADQAARLIGVRRVNGYTVAYDADTYQELHQAAWAMISAAGVGSNNGN, from the coding sequence ATGAAGGTCTTCATTTCCGTCGACATCGAGGGCATTACTGGGCTCGTCAGTTGGTCGCAGTGCGGAGGGCCGAACCCTTCCACCTACGATTTCCAGTTCGCCCGGGAGCGCATGACCGACGACGTGAATGCCGCCATCCGCGGCGCGAAAGATGCCGGCGCGAAGGAGATCGTGCTGCGCGATTCTCACGGCAACAGCAAGAACATCCTCGTCGATAGGCTTGAGCCCGGCGCACGCATGGTTTCGGGCCACGGCGCGGGCACCGACGGCATGATGATCGGCGTGGGCTCAAGCTTCGACGCGGCGATGCTGATCGGCTATCACGCCAAAGCCGGCACGGCGGGCGGCATCATGGAGCACACGATCTCGGGCAAGGTGGTCCACCGCCTGAAGATCAACGGCGAAGACGTGGGAGAGATCGGTCTGAGCGCAGGGGTCGCGGCGACTTACGGTGTACCGATCGTCTGCGTGAGCAGCGATCAAGCCGGCTGCGACGAGGCCGCTGCTCTGCTTCCTGGCGTAGCCACGGCAGTGGTGAAGCATGGCATCGGCCGTTACAGCGGCTTGTGTCTGGAGCCCTGCGAGTCCCTACCCCTGATCGAGGCCGCTGCGAAGGACGGTTGCCTGCGAGCCAAGTCGCTCAAAACTTGGCTCCCCAAGCTGCCCGGGACCGTCGAACTCGAATGCAATAGATCCGAAGAAGCCGACCAAGCGGCGCGGCTGATCGGCGTGCGACGGGTGAACGGCTACACGGTGGCCTACGACGCTGACACCTATCAGGAGCTCCATCAGGCCGCATGGGCCATGATCTCCGCGGCAGGAGTGGGTAGCAATAACGGGAACTAG